The genomic stretch TCATCTGTAAAAATGACTACtcacaaaataataagaataaaatgagTTAAAAACCCTAGAAATAAACCATGTCTCGCTCAAATCAATAACATTGTCACtcaattattattgtctttaatGATAATTTAATGACGATGGGACAAAATGTGTATTGTTTGGTTATCTATTAGCCTAAACAACACTGCTTCTGCACGAGCGTGTTTGACCATAAAACACACTTTCATAACAATTACGTTTCGGATCATTTCATGTCCCCAACAAAGTCaattaaataacaaaacattGAATCCAAGTGGTAACTGCTGGACGGAATTTCCCCGTTGTTGTACCCCGTttacagaaatacattttttaaaagtatgatTCATGCTAGCAAagcaagctaactagctagcagctagctacaTTAGCTCTCCGGCAGCTTACCAGAATTTCCTCTGCAGGGATTCCAGATTCTAGTTCACAAAGTGCTACGAAGTCTCTCAGCTCCAGTTCCGGGGATACATCGAGGGCAAATGTGCTTTCTGGCCGATCCCTCGGTGCGCAGAAAACGGTGACCAGCATCGCTTACTTGGCTTAGAATGAGTGTATAAAACCGTTGCAGTTATGTCTCTCCCTTTTTTTCACAGAGGCGAACCCCGACCACTCATTTGGACCAGACACACTTTTTGAGGCGTATTTAACGACACTAATCCGTCAAATGAAACACTTCGGCTTTCACCGCTGACAGTTCACAACTTACTGGTAGGTGTATGGTGTTAAGAGTAAATCAAAAAGTCAACATCAAGAATCGCTCGTATTGCTCAACAATGCCGTACGCCGCCCTGCCGGTTTTACGACATGCCGTACAACGGGAGCTGGAGTCGTGACAAACAGGATTGCCGACTCTGCTGTAAACGAATGCAACAGAGTGTGAAGTCttgtaattctgcttatattgttttgtactattttattttgtaataaaatgttaaaaaaacagtgtgAAGTCTAGGCATAGAGCGGAAAGTCCGCCATGATAGGGTCCCGGAGAAGTGGGCGGGGCTAGGCAGTACAATGTACTGTACAATGTACTGTATCTAATGTATTCCCGAGCTCTGaactataaaataaagtactataaaataaaattatacgCTGTGCAAACACTGACAAAATGGATGAATGCTATTGAGTGAACACaatgaatatatgtatatgttcatatacaaatgtgtaaaaaaaatccattataCTGCAGAAATATGACCTATTGATGTCAATAAACCTGAGTAGCAGTATGCTACAAACCTTTTCcttctttaattttattttttccttccttTCAGTGTTACCAACACGTAACAACCAACATACAGAATATTAATAAGTCCTAATAATTGTATTtgattacataaataaatgttcatttaaaatAGTTTTCATCTCTTACAGTGTTACTAAGGCTGAAGAAGCAAGTTCTATTCTAAAACATAAGAAAAAGGAACAATCCATCCCTTTAAGCTCAGTTAAAAAGAAGCACAGGTGTCTTGTCAACACAACCTACAGTATGTGGTTGAAGCATGCATATTCATCAAGAACAAGAATGTGTGCGTGGTGGTTTCCATGAAGCCATATGCAAAGTACAAGCATCTTCGTACCGGCAGAAAACACTTTAAGTGGCACAGTTTCCCATCTGTTACTCCGTTACCGCAGCAGAGTGACAAAAACACATAAAGGTTAAAAACAATTCAATTGCccaaacttgtttttttacacattttcctGTGTGAGCTGGCGGCTTTGGAGATGTATGATAatcaatcattttcatttttataatgcttgatttaattattttgtatattatagttgtatatttattattattattatattttttactttttattatgtttatattttatttaaaatgacatttttgtgaaCCTTTATTGAATCATTAGTATTTTTCTATATTACatgatttttatatatttaaaaatcattttaaacaatgcaaagattgattttaaaaatgttgtaaagcgttaatcatcatcatcaaatacactattattttttacattataaaaatgattttaatcAACCCGAATAGAATATTGACTAGTCACTGGTGAATAATAGAATaacatgaaatgaatgaatcacccCCATGGTAAAGGAAAAATGAATAGAGGAGGTGTTGCTAATAGCGTGAGAGGCACGTGGTTGACATAAGTCAATTCTATAAGTGGTGATTCCCTCTCTGCAGGTTGCTTTACTGTGTCGTCGCATCACCCAAATAGAAAGCATGCTTCCTCTCAGAGTGCTCTTACTGAGTATGACTTTTCATCAGCTCATTGAGGATTTGGATGCCTTGTCTTGTCCAAAAGGTAAATATGTTCCTTTCTTCTGCGTTGTGCTTGCATCTCAACAGTTGCCCTTTCCTTTGAACAAAAATATCAAGGTCAGCGGACAGTGACTTACACAAATGGGAGTCAGAGATGTCAGGTTTGTCCTGACGGCTATCACCAGCCTGAAGAGAATCGTTCCAAACAGTGCAAACCGTGCACAAAGTGTAaccaaggtaaaaaaaaaacgatcgaatattttctttctttcttttcttaatttatttcagacatgcatactatgttacattattctttctcacatatacacttacaatatctatttatacagtaaacctgggatatatcggattcaattgttcccactggttttgtccgatataagcgaaatccgttatatgcgtataccggaaaatgtcagttttacgcatatatcggatttatatccggtatatgcgtaaatcggattttatccgttataaaaaggcacttccttgactatgtttccaatgtacctggactgggcaatgaaaagagacgtaaggtcatgaaaatttaactttattggactctgagcataacaaattgttaattaagctaggccctgttacgcccgtcaggcctacgttatttccaatagtgaggttaagatctcattcactgctgtgctagtattattgacgtcactcacttttatatttgtcctaaatctggagccaggagaaagacaatagccagtgacatcaacaagattagcataacgatgcggccatccgatatatgcgagggaaatttaatggaaatgcattggaacgggactggagattttgtccgaaataggcgaaatccgttataaaaaatccgatatatgcaatgaatttttattggaaatgcattacagaaaaatcggttcttttttatctgtccgttgtgagcgaatttccgatatatccgagtccgatatatccgaggtttactgtatatatatatatacacatatacatacacccacctcattactacacatgtctgaaaaggagcaggaagaagcaaagcttattaaatcctaccccttctccacgccatagcagttaccaattcaataagtgattctttccacacatataatcacagaatcttacataagacaaaacaacaaaagaagagtgggaacatcggacaccccagcaaaaccccaggacattgctgaagcacaccaccaaccccgccagtcaacccacCAGGCCCGACCCCCCTAGCCTCTATTTTGGAGTTTTCAACCTGAATTAAAGCAAAGTGTTTCCTTTACAGAGTCGGGAAGCGAGGTGAAAGAGAAATGCACCAAAGAGACAGACACCAAATGTCAATGCAGAGGAGGATTTAGTCCACTGGAGTCGGATTCTTCTACTTGCGAATGTGCCGTTGGCTTTGGGTTGAGGCAAGGAGGTAAACACAGCTACGCACGACCAAAGGCAACCTTTGTGTGAAATACATGGCTTCTTCGATCAACAGTTTTTgaattcattttgtttttccgaCCAGAATGCTCACAATGTGAGCATGGATTTTTCAGTCGACGTCCCAACTCCCGTTGTTTTAAATGGAAAGAGTATGTGGCGTCACTCTCTTGTACAGAAAAACACCAGCGGTGTCCTATCACAACCGGCCTCTTCTTCCCTTGCATCCAAGGTGTACGTCTGGCGTCAACGTCAGCGGCAGCAGCACCTCTGACGTCCTCTGCAACAGCGAGCCACAGACATCAAACGCCACTGCGTCTGTCATCACAACTTTAAAACCCCAACGTCCACATGAAGGGGCTCAAAGTCCTGACAACACGCATCTGAATACCACCATCGCCACCGCAGAGCATCACGTGACCCCCGAGGACAAAGTACAGCCCGCTCAGCCTTCAAACAACAACAGCCAACACATTGGTAGGACACTTCATTTCTGTTATTGATTCTACACCATCCAAATATCAGGGATGGCAATCTTTTTATGGTAGACGATCGGATACTCATCAAAATACACGCATTAAGATACCATTTAAAagctatatattttattcattcattcattttcttccgctttttcctcacgagaggcggggtacaccctggactggtggccagccaatcacaaggcacatatagacaaacaaccattcacactcacattcatacctatggacaatttggagtcgctaattaacctagcatgttttcggaatgtgggaggaaaccggagtacccggagaaaacccacacatgcacggggagaacatgcaaactccacagagatggccgagggtggaattgaaccctggtctcctagctgtgaggtctgcgcgctaaccactagaccgccgtgccgcccatatattttaaaggggacctattatgctcatcttaggccagaggtgggcaaactacggcccgggggccacatgcggcccgccaagtgtttgaatacggcccaaagtatttcattgaaacttaacatacaacctggcatcatggtacaaccttggtacaccatggtacaagtacatatagctgattgcactacatttttacagatacaataattccaggtagactgttacgtgtagaatatatagtatgcccccccccccgtcaattttgttaagtcaatgcggcccgcgagtcaaaaagtttgcccaccactgtcttaggccctttgtattgagtagtgGACCCCTACAGAGAAGCTACACGCCATAACCCttacacaaagctttctagatcttccaaaatctgcaccttttccagCTAGATTTCCTTGGACTTCCAAAACgttctgttttcattcattccacccacggccactctgctgtgattggtcacactcccaagctctTCAGACCACTTCCAAAGCCCACTTTCTAGTTTaagtggagctcagaagctggATTAGACGGTGTCACGTTTACAACCTTGGGACACATCCGTGGTggaatgtggtcattacagCTTTTTTGCTGCTCATCTTGTTAGGTTTGTTTACgtcttgctccattgtttacactcgggagcagctgttagctttgagcaccgaGCGACTGGAGATCCCCGCAGAgatacggaggaggagaggctgcatagcgggagtaAACAGTGGAAAATACTGATATTAATGCAGTCACAACCCTACTAAATATATCATTCTGTCTTCCACAGGTATTCCCTTTCTCATCTTTGGAATTGTCGGACTGCTTGTTCTTACTGCGCTGACGTGTAAAATGCACCTTACTCCTTGTGTGAGAAGACAGCCGGCAGTGCGACGTATGTAGTTTACGTTTCTTTTCTGTTGTTTCATCGCATACAAGATGACAAGATCTGTTCTTGTGGAGTTCTACGAGAAACCTCTCATGGCTGGAATGAATGTTGTCGGGCAGGGCTGCAATTGCCCCATGGGAGGGAGGGCCGGTTGTGGATTCGATCCTCCGTCCTGCTGTGATCATGTCGAAGTACCTTTGGGCAAGATCCTTGCATTATCACACATGACACAATGCGTCCAATCCAGGAGATAAGATCTGAACCGAGAGAGTACCGGACCAGTAGCACCAATATGCGTTTTAATGCATTCAAGTAATATGGTGTAATCGACGGTATGGTAAACCGATAGGAATGATTAATAATTACGTACAAATATCTTGGCTTTCTGCTTCAGGCTCACATTGGTGAGTCTAGTCCGTAAATTGAAGGTGAAACTTGGATTTTATGATAGGAATACATCCTGTTTCTCCTTCAGAGCTTGAAAATATCTTGTttctgcaactttttttttaccattgatTATGGTGATTTTCTGTATATTCCTTAAAATGATGTGATTTGATgttaatattgaaaaatataggAGTAGGAAATATGTCGTAACCACAGTCAACAGAAACTTTGAATAACTTACGTATTTTACACACTTCCACACATCCTCGCTTTCGATCTTATCATTTTCTTCTCTGTCAATCCCCACCTGACGTAATTGCGCATGCGCCACGTGCGTGAGCAGGCGTTTTGGGGGCGTGCCAAGTCGACTCGGGCGGCCCCAACAACCAGGAAATGGGGGCGTGGAGACGGCAAACTATTTACCACCAAAAAACGTCTTTGCTTACCACATCGACGAACGAGAAAGGTTATTATAGTTTCCCCATATTCCCCCTAGTTTTACTGCTTCTCATTCTCAATTTCGGTCTCCTTTACTGGTTTGTCACTCTTCGTGGTGGTATAGTTAGGCATGCGTCACGTGCATGAACGTGCCAAGTCaattggaagggggggggcataaaCAGCACAAACTACTTACCACCAAAGAGCGTCTTTGTTTACCACATCGACGAGAAAGGTTATTATAGTTTCCCCATATTCCCCCTAGTTTTACTGCTTCTCATTCTCGCTTTCGGTCTCCTTACTCGTTTGTCGCTCTCTCGCGGTGGCACAGTTGCGCATGCGTCAAGTCAATTGGGGGGAACTTTGTAGACTTGTGTGAGTGAGATGTGAGTTTCCTGTGGTTGTGGCGCCCCCATCAGGAAGTAC from Doryrhamphus excisus isolate RoL2022-K1 chromosome 1, RoL_Dexc_1.0, whole genome shotgun sequence encodes the following:
- the si:ch73-361p23.3 gene encoding tumor necrosis factor receptor superfamily member 4 gives rise to the protein MSESGSEVKEKCTKETDTKCQCRGGFSPLESDSSTCECAVGFGLRQGECSQCEHGFFSRRPNSRCFKWKECTSGVNVSGSSTSDVLCNSEPQTSNATASVITTLKPQRPHEGAQSPDNTHLNTTIATAEHHVTPEDKVQPAQPSNNNSQHIGIPFLIFGIVGLLVLTALTCKMHLTPCVRRQPAVRRDSLCRRPVEESGDGRPSFLKLNTEEP